Proteins encoded within one genomic window of Ovis aries strain OAR_USU_Benz2616 breed Rambouillet chromosome 1, ARS-UI_Ramb_v3.0, whole genome shotgun sequence:
- the CHST2 gene encoding carbohydrate sulfotransferase 2 has product MSRSPPRALPAGAPLGLLPAAPAAGPRALLPPWPRRLGRRWPASPLGMKVFRRKALVLCAGYALLLVLTMLNLLDYKWHKEPLQQCSPDGSLGAGAGAASGGWGRPGPPPAVPPRAHTRLDPRTPYRPPVAAVQAAPAVAAGAARAAAPPGNGSRGGGDKRQLVYVFTTWRSGSSFFGELFNQNPEVFFLYEPVWHVWQKLYPGDAVSLQGAARDMLSALYRCDLSVFQLYSPAGSGGRNLTTLGIFGAATNKVVCSSPLCPAYRKEVVGLVDDRVCKKCPPQRLARFEEECRKYRTLVIKGVRVFDVAVLAPLLRDPALDLKVIHLVRDPRAVASSRIRSRHGLIRESLQVVRSRDPRAHRMPFLEAPGHKLGVKKESMGGPADYHALGAMEVICNSMAKTLQTALQPPDWLQGHYLVVRYEDLVGDPVKTLRRVYDFVGLLVSPEMEQFALNMTSGSGSSSKPFVVSARNATQAANAWRTALTFQQIKQVEEFCYQPMAVLGYERVNSPEEVKDLSKTLLRKPRL; this is encoded by the coding sequence ATGAGCCGCAGCCCGCCACGAGCCCTACCCGCGGGCGCGCCCCTCGGGTTGCTCCCAGCCGCGCCCGCCGCCGGGCCGCGCGCCCTGCTCCCGCCGTGGCCCCGGCGCCTGGGTCGCCGCTGGCCTGCGTCCCCACTCGGAATGAAGGTGTTCCGCAGGAAGGCGCTGGTGCTCTGCGCGGGCTACGCGCTGCTGCTGGTGCTCACCATGCTCAACCTCCTGGACTACAAGTGGCACAAGGAGCCGTTGCAGCAGTGCAGCCCCGACGGGTCGCTGGGtgccggggcgggggcggcttCGGGAGGCTGGGGGCGCCCAGGACCTCCTCCAGCCGTGCCGCCCCGCGCACACACCCGCTTGGATCCCCGGACCCCGTACCGCCCGCCCGTCGCCGCAGTCCAGGCAGCTCCGGCAGTCGCGGCCGGGGCGGCGCGGGCCGCAGCCCCTCCAGGTAATGGCAGTCGGGGCGGCGGGGACAAGAGGCAGTTGGTGTACGTGTTCACCACGTGGCGCTCAGGCTCGTCCTTCTTCGGCGAGCTCTTCAACCAGAACCCCGAAGTGTTCTTCCTCTACGAGCCGGTGTGGCACGTGTGGCAGAAACTGTACCCGGGGGACGCCGTCTCCCTGCAAGGGGCGGCGCGGGACATGCTGAGCGCTCTCTACCGCTGCGACCTCTCGGTCTTCCAGCTGTACAGCCCCGCCGGCAGTGGGGGGCGCAACCTCACTACGCTGGGCATCTTCGGTGCGGCCACCAATAAGGTGGTGTGCTCCTCGCCGCTGTGCCCCGCCTACCGCAAGGAGGTTGTGGGACTGGTGGACGACCGCGTGTGCAAGAAGTGCCCGCCGCAGCGCCTGGCGCGCTTCGAGGAGGAGTGCCGCAAGTACCGCACGCTGGTTATCAAGGGCGTTCGGGTCTTCGACGTGGCGGTATTGGCGCCACTGTTGCGAGACCCGGCCCTGGACCTCAAGGTCATTCATCTGGTGCGGGACCCCCGCGCTGTGGCCAGCTCACGCATTCGCTCGCGCCACGGTCTCATCCGTGAAAGCCTGCAGGTGGTGCGCAGCCGGGACCCCCGAGCCCACCGCATGCCCTTTCTGGAGGCCCCCGGCCACAAACTGGGCGTCAAGAAGGAGAGCATGGGAGGGCCGGCAGACTACCACGCGCTTGGCGCCATGGAGGTCATCTGCAACAGCATGGCCAAGACGCTGCAGACGGCCCTGCAGCCCCCTGACTGGCTGCAGGGCCACTACCTGGTGGTGCGGTACGAGGACTTGGTGGGAGACCCCGTCAAAACCCTACGGAGGGTGTACGACTTTGTGGGGCTGTTGGTGAGCCCCGAAATGGAGCAGTTTGCACTCAACATGACTAGTGGCTCAGGCTCCTCCTCCAAGCCTTTTGTGGTGTCAGCCCGCAACGCCACACAGGCCGCCAACGCCTGGCGGACCGCCCTCACCTTCCAGCAGATTAAACAGGTGGAGGAGTTTTGCTACCAGCCCATGGCCGTGTTGGGCTACGAGCGCGTCAATAGCCCTGAGGAGGTCAAAGACCTCAGCAAGACCCTGCTCCGGAAACCCCGACTCTGA